Proteins from one Setaria italica strain Yugu1 chromosome V, Setaria_italica_v2.0, whole genome shotgun sequence genomic window:
- the LOC101770716 gene encoding DNA replication complex GINS protein PSF1 isoform X2, translating to MYGRRASQLLKEIDSSEAGHLAPFNSDVFDQVIRECNEHNSQFQSLIRKMVEQNLDIETTRNEDHYGAAIHHLSLLRNKRCLMAYMYNRAEVIQSFRWKVGPVLPHDIQEKLHFSEKEYFKNHSAAIKSYISEMDIDLTVDMVPPKDPYIQVRVLEDIGEVSLGDHSVSLTKNSLHFLRRTDAEQFISQGLMTLRWL from the exons ATGTACGGAAGGCGCGCGTCGCAGCTGCTGAAGGAGATCGACTCCTCTGAAGCTGGCCACCTCGCGCCGTTCAAT AGTGACGTGTTTGATCAGGTGATTAGAGAGTGCAATGAGCACAATTCACAGTTTCAGTCATTGATCAG GAAAATGGTGGAGCAAAACTTAGACATCGAGACAACCAGAAACGAGGACCACTATGGTGCAGCTATCCACCATCTTTCCCTGCTCCGTAATAAAAGATGCCTCATGGCCTACAT GTACAACCGAGCAGAAGTTATTCAGAGTTTTAGATGGAAAGTTGGACCTGTGCTTCCCCATGATATTCAAGAAAAACTCCATTTCTCAGAGAAAGAGTATTTTAAGAACCACTCTGCAGCCATTAAGTCATACATATCGGAGATGGATATAGATTTGACAGTA GATATGGTCCCTCCCAAGGATCCTTACATTCAGGTTCGGGTGCTGGAGGACATTGGTGAAGTATCTCTTGGCGACCATTCCGTATCATTGACCAAGAACTCACTCCATTTCCTAAGGCGCACAGATGCTGAACAATTTATATCACAG GGACTCATGACCCTTCGCTGGTTGTAA
- the LOC101768030 gene encoding uncharacterized protein LOC101768030 gives MHLAADLPPHRGRGGPGAGPIALASALLRRENRRRRALAGGAVLASALLLVATPRLRHSPALHLFADMRNLLGVPNTLNVLTAYPLLLAGVPGLILCLCGSGCFGVSLRWEALGWFLFYAGNAAAAFGSAYYHLKPDDDRLIWDRLPMMISSSSLLSILVIERVDERVGLSCLISLLSLILVSSACERVLDDMRLWVILNFVPCIAIPAILFLFPPKYTHSRFWFLATGFYLLARFEGLADRKVYSVNRYFISGHSLEHLCFAMVTLILTVMLSFRNIKISRDS, from the exons ATGCATCTCGCCGCCGACCTCCCCCCGcaccggggccggggcggcccCGGCGCGGGTCCCATCGCGCTCGCTTCCGCCCTGCTCCGCCGCgagaaccgccgccgccgcgcgctcgccggaggggccgtcctcgcctccgcgcTGCTCCTCGTAGCCACGCCGCGGCTCCGCCACTCCCCCGCGCTCCACCTCTTCGCCGACATGCGCAACCTCCTCGGCGTGCCCAACACGCTCAACGTGCTCACCGCCTACCCGCTCCTTCTCGCCGGGGTCCCGGGCCTCATCCTCTGTCTCTGCGGCAGCGGGTGCTTCGGCGTCAG CTTGAGGTGGGAGGCCTTGGGATGGTTCCTCTTTTATGCTGggaatgcagcagcagcatttgGCTCAGCTTACTATCACCTCAAGCCAGATGATGACCGCTTAATATGGGACAGGTTGCCG ATGATGATATCCTCCTCCTCACTCTTGTCAATATTGGTAATTGAAAGAGTTGATGAGAGGGTTGGACTATCTTGTTTGATCTCACTGTTATCTCTTATATTAGTGAGCAGTGCATGTGAAAG GGTTCTTGATGATATGCGCTTATGGGTGATTCTGAATTTTGTTCCTTGCATTGCAATTCCTGCAATTCTATTCTTGTTTCCTCCAAAGTATACACATTCAAGGTTTTGGTTCCTTGCTACAG GCTTTTACCTTCTAGCAAGATTTGAAGGCCTTGCTGACAGGAAGGTTTACAGTGTGAACCGGTACTTCATTAGTGGCCACTCCTTGGAGCACCTTTGCTTCGCCATGGTGACGTTGATACTAACTGTGATGTTGTCCTTCAGAAATATTAAGATTTCCAG GGACTCGTGA
- the LOC111257394 gene encoding putative pentatricopeptide repeat-containing protein At1g17630, translating to MFIQDSEQNLDAVVGGPCSRMPRLLRAIASPPLGLHQRRRLLSAFAADQPTRRHPPIDNAVPWNKLLRDHLARSRPDLALQLYCLMRALSPGLPNSYTLPLALRAAPSARIASAVHAHALHLGLHAHADVAGQILAAYARLGRAAEARHVFDALPIRRTTLSWNTLISAYSIGCDPDAARAAFACMVAGGARPDAVTWTTLLSAHARCGRHPEVLELFRDMHDSGCEGNAEAIAVALSACPYAGGIALAKGRSIHAYGFVKGVVHGYLFVTNSLVCMYGKLGEMEEAERVFQEATEKNTVTWNALITSYAAAGMGNEALDVLARMEQRGGIVVPNVVSWSAVIGGFASSGNMEQALDLFRQMQQCQLSPNVVTLATVLSACAELLALQLGQEVHGHTIRAVLDQHSLVQNGLINMYGKCGRVTAARKVFDQMKSRDLISWNSMIRSYGMHGLCDEALAMFEDMAGAMVEPDGVTFVAVISACSHTGRVAEGRHLFNQMVQEHRISPSMEHYTCMVDLLGRAGLLKDASELIETMPMRPDLCVWGALLNSCRMHGNAAVAEATIARVLQAETETTGNRMLITNLYATCGMWDESKMVRVMTKEAGLRKNPGQSWIEVKNKVFAFTAGNTLLPEAEEIFRALNDLYAEMEDEKHAKCDVIATIV from the coding sequence ATGTTTATACAAGACAGCGAGCAGAACCTTGATGCAGTGGTCGGTGGGCCCTGCTCGCGGATGCCCCGTCTCCTTCGCGCCATCGCCTCTCCTCCCCTTGGtctccaccagcgccgccgcctcctctccgccttcgccgccgatcAGCCaacccgccgccacccgccgattgacaACGCCGTCCCATGGAACAAGCTCCTCCGCGACCACCTCGCCCGTTCCCGCCCGGACCTCGCCCTCCAGCTCTACTGCCTAATGCGCGCGCTGTCCCCCGGGCTCCCCAACTCCTACACCCTCCCGCTCGCACTCCGCGCAGCGCCGTCCGCGCGCATCGCCTCCGCCGTCCACGCCCACGCGCTCCACCTCGGCCTTCACGCCCACGCTGACGTCGCCGGCCAGATCCTCGCCGCCTATGCAAGGCTCGGCCGCGCGGCTGAGGCCCGCCACGTGTTCGACGCATTGCCGATCAGGAGGACCACCCTCTCCTGGAACACGCTCATCTCCGCGTACTCGATCGGATGCGACCCCGACGCTGCTAGGGCCGCGTTCGCGTGCATGGTGGCGGGCGGGGCGCGGCCGGACGCCGTGACATGGACCACGTTGCTCTCGGCGCACGCCAGGTGCGGGAGGCACCCAGAGGTTCTTGAACTGTTCAGGGATATGCATGACAGCGGGTGCGAGGGCAATGCTGAGGCGATCGCCGTGGCGCTTTCGGCGTGTCCGTACGCCGGCGGCATTGCATTGGCGAAAGGGAGGTCGATACATGCCTATGGCTTTGTGAAGGGCGTCGTTCATGGCTACCTGTTCGTCACCAACTCATTGGTGTGCATGTACGGCAAGCTTGGAGAGATGGAGGAGGCCGAGAGGGTGTTCCAGGAAGCCACAGAAAAGAACACGGTGACATGGAATGCTCTCATCACCAGCTATGCAGCAGCTGGGATGGGTAACGAGGCGCTTGATGTGCTTGCCCGGATGGAACAACGTGGAGGCATTGTTGTGCCCAATGTTGTGAGCTGGAGTGCTGTCATCGGTGGGTTTGCGTCATCAGGGAACATGGAGCAAGCACTGGATCTGTTCCGGCAAATGCAACAATGCCAGCTTTCGCCGAACGTGGTGACATTAGCAACTGTTCTTTCTGCTTGTGCTGAATTACTGGCATTGCAATTGGGGCAGGAAGTCCATGGTCACACAATCAGAGCAGTCCTGGATCAGCACTCTCTTGTGCAGAATGGGCTCATCAACATGTATGGAAAGTGTGGGAGGGTGACTGCTGCACGCAAGGTGTTTGATCAGATGAAGAGCAGGGACTTGATTTCATGGAACTCGATGATCAGGAGTTACGGAATGCATGGTTTGtgtgatgaagcccttgcaatGTTCGAAGACATGGCTGGAGCTATGGTTGAGCCCGATGGCGTCACTTTCGTTGCTGTGATCTCCGCATGTAGCCACACAGGGCGTGTGGCAGAGGGCCGCCATTTGTTCAATCAGATGGTGCAGGAGCACAGGATTTCCCCATCGATGGAGCATTACACCTGCATGGTTGACCTCTTGGGGCGTGCTGGCTTGCTGAAAGATGCGTCCGAGCTCATTGAGACGATGCCAATGAGACCTGACCTGTGCGTGTGGGGAGCATTGCTCAATTCTTGCAGGATGCACGGGAACGCAGCCGTTGCTGAAGCTACCATCGCCAGGGTTTTGCAAGCTGAAACAGAGACCACCGGCAATCGCATGCTGATCACGAACTTGTATGCCACATGCGGGATGTGGGATGAATCAAAGATGGTGAGGGTGATGACGAAGGAGGCAGGCTTGAGGAAGAATCCGGGGCAGAGCTGGATAGAAGTGAAAAACAAGGTGTTTGCCTTCACAGCCGGGAACACATTGCTGCCTGAAGCTGAGGAGATCTTCAGGGCGCTCAACGATCTGTATGCTGAAATGGAAGACGAGAAGCATGCCAAGTGTGATGTCATCGCAACCATTGTATAG
- the LOC101770716 gene encoding DNA replication complex GINS protein PSF1 isoform X1: MYGRRASQLLKEIDSSEAGHLAPFNSDVFDQVIRECNEHNSQFQSLIRKMVEQNLDIETTRNEDHYGAAIHHLSLLRNKRCLMAYMYNRAEVIQSFRWKVGPVLPHDIQEKLHFSEKEYFKNHSAAIKSYISEMDIDLTVDMVPPKDPYIQVRVLEDIGEVSLGDHSVSLTKNSLHFLRRTDAEQFISQGLMEEFLE; this comes from the exons ATGTACGGAAGGCGCGCGTCGCAGCTGCTGAAGGAGATCGACTCCTCTGAAGCTGGCCACCTCGCGCCGTTCAAT AGTGACGTGTTTGATCAGGTGATTAGAGAGTGCAATGAGCACAATTCACAGTTTCAGTCATTGATCAG GAAAATGGTGGAGCAAAACTTAGACATCGAGACAACCAGAAACGAGGACCACTATGGTGCAGCTATCCACCATCTTTCCCTGCTCCGTAATAAAAGATGCCTCATGGCCTACAT GTACAACCGAGCAGAAGTTATTCAGAGTTTTAGATGGAAAGTTGGACCTGTGCTTCCCCATGATATTCAAGAAAAACTCCATTTCTCAGAGAAAGAGTATTTTAAGAACCACTCTGCAGCCATTAAGTCATACATATCGGAGATGGATATAGATTTGACAGTA GATATGGTCCCTCCCAAGGATCCTTACATTCAGGTTCGGGTGCTGGAGGACATTGGTGAAGTATCTCTTGGCGACCATTCCGTATCATTGACCAAGAACTCACTCCATTTCCTAAGGCGCACAGATGCTGAACAATTTATATCACAG GGTCTTATGGAAGAATTTTTGGAGTAG
- the LOC101771111 gene encoding phosphopantothenoylcysteine decarboxylase, which translates to MATQEPASSEGAQRRRPRVLLAASGSVAAIKFEGLCRSVAEWADVRAVATASALHFIDKASFPGGVPLYTDDDEWSRWGRVGDEVLHIELRRWADALVVAPLSANTLAKIAGGLCDNLLTCVVRAWDYGKPVYVAPAMNTFMWDNPFTARHLAAVRDLGVSLIPPVTKRLACGDYGNGAMAEPSEICRTLLLFFGPQHL; encoded by the exons ATGGCCACACAAGAGCCGGCGTCGTCGGAGGGCGCGCAGCGACGGCGGCCTAGGGTCCTCCTGGCGGCCTCCGGCAGCGTGGCGGCCATCAAGTTCGAGGGCCTCTGCCGCAGCGTCGCCGAGTGGGCCGACGTCCGCGCGGTGGCGACCGCGTCCGCCCTGCACTTCATCGACAAGGCCTCCTTCCCCGGCGGCGTCCCGCTctacaccgacgacgacgagtggTCCCGCTGGGGGCGGGTCGGCGACGAGGTCCTCCACATCGAGCTCCGCAGGTGGGCCGACGCCCTGGTCGTCGCGCCGCTCTCGGCCAACACCCTCGCCAAG ATCGCTGGCGGGCTGTGCGACAACCTCCTGACGTGCGTGGTGCGCGCGTGGGATTACGGCAAGCCCGTCTACGTCGCGCCGGCCATGAACACCTTCATGTGGGACAACCCCTTCACCGcgcgccacctcgccgccgtgcgCGACCTCGGCGTGTCCCTCATCCCGCCGGTGACCAAGCGGCTGGCCTGCGGGGACTACGGCAACGGCGCCATGGCGGAGCCGTCGGAGATCTGCCGGACCCTGTTGCTCTTCTTCGGACCACAACATCTTTAG